The Shewanella sp. NFH-SH190041 genome has a window encoding:
- a CDS encoding phosphopentomutase, translating to MKRTIILMLDSFGIGAAEDAAQFGDVGANTFGAIARMCAEGQADDGRQGPLNLPNLSKLGLAMAAKESTGEFAPGFAETDVIGAYGHAAEISSGKDTPSGHWEMAGVPVLFEWGYFADKENSFPQELTDKILARAGLEGFLGNCHASGTAILEELGEQHMSSGMPIFYTSADSVFQIACHEETFGLENLYRLCEIAREELEPYNIGRVIARPFVGTGAHDFERTGNRHDYAIEPPAKTVLDKMKAAGGEVVSIGKISDIYAHCGITQKVKASGLPALFDATLEQVKQAGENTIVFTNFVDFDSHYGHRRDVAGYARALEYFDARLPELLALLDEDDLLILTADHGCDPTWKGTDHTREHVPVLVLGGGVQPGSLGKRNTFADIGQSIASFHGLEPMEYGESFIR from the coding sequence ATGAAACGTACCATTATATTAATGCTGGATTCCTTCGGGATTGGTGCTGCCGAAGATGCCGCCCAATTCGGTGATGTCGGTGCCAATACGTTTGGCGCCATTGCCCGCATGTGTGCCGAAGGTCAGGCTGATGATGGCCGTCAAGGCCCACTGAATTTGCCGAATTTGAGCAAGCTGGGACTGGCGATGGCTGCTAAAGAAAGTACCGGGGAATTTGCCCCAGGCTTTGCTGAAACAGATGTGATTGGCGCCTATGGCCATGCTGCAGAAATCAGCTCAGGTAAAGATACGCCAAGTGGACACTGGGAAATGGCCGGTGTGCCTGTGTTGTTTGAATGGGGATATTTTGCGGATAAAGAGAATTCTTTCCCTCAGGAGTTGACCGATAAAATTTTGGCTAGGGCAGGGCTTGAAGGGTTTTTAGGTAATTGTCATGCTTCTGGTACCGCCATTTTGGAAGAGCTGGGTGAGCAGCATATGTCATCCGGTATGCCAATTTTCTATACCTCAGCCGATTCGGTATTCCAGATCGCTTGCCATGAAGAGACCTTTGGCCTGGAAAATCTGTATCGTTTGTGTGAAATTGCCCGGGAGGAGCTGGAGCCGTACAATATCGGGCGAGTCATTGCGCGTCCGTTTGTCGGTACTGGTGCACATGATTTTGAGCGTACTGGCAACCGTCACGACTATGCGATTGAGCCACCTGCAAAAACTGTGCTGGATAAAATGAAAGCCGCCGGTGGTGAAGTGGTTTCTATCGGTAAAATTTCCGATATTTATGCCCACTGCGGTATCACCCAGAAAGTCAAAGCATCAGGTTTGCCAGCACTATTTGATGCCACATTGGAGCAGGTAAAACAGGCCGGTGAAAATACCATTGTCTTTACCAATTTCGTTGATTTTGACTCACACTATGGGCACCGCCGTGATGTTGCCGGGTATGCTCGTGCATTAGAATATTTTGATGCGCGTCTACCTGAGCTATTGGCGCTGCTAGATGAAGATGACTTACTGATCCTGACTGCGGATCATGGCTGTGATCCAACCTGGAAGGGCACCGACCATACCCGTGAACATGTGCCTGTATTGGTACTGGGTGGCGGTGTACAGCCAGGCTCTCTTGGCAAACGCAATACATTTGCCGATATCGGTCAATCCATTGCCAGCTTCCATGGGCTGGAACCAATGGAATACGGCGAATCTTTTATTCGCTAA
- the radA gene encoding DNA repair protein RadA, whose protein sequence is MAKNKTAFVCNECGQDFPRWQGQCSACKQWNTITEMRLGPSKPAKGGSFSGYAGTSGSEVQTLDQIDLNELPRLSSSFTEFDRVLGGGIVPGSAILIGGHPGAGKSTLLLQTLCQLAETLPALYVTGEESLQQVAMRAHRLGLPTGKLRMLSETSVEEICEVALREKPKVMVVDSIQVMHMSDVQSSPGSVSQVRESASFLTRFAKQQGIAVIMVGHVTKDGSLAGPKVLEHCIDCSVMFEGDSDSRYRTLRSHKNRFGAINELGVFAMTERGLKEVANPSAIFLSRGDDAAPGSLVMVVWEGTRPLLVELQVLVDSSALANPRRIAVGMDGNRLAMLLAVMHRHGGLQMSDQDVFVNVVGGVKVTETSADLTMLLAMVSSFRNHILPQDMVAFGEVGLSGEIRPVPNGQERLFEAAKHGFKRAIVPRANVPKKAPAGMQVIGVSKLSDALEALVD, encoded by the coding sequence ATGGCAAAGAATAAGACGGCATTTGTCTGTAATGAATGTGGCCAAGATTTTCCCCGTTGGCAGGGGCAATGTAGTGCCTGTAAACAGTGGAACACCATTACTGAGATGCGCCTTGGTCCAAGTAAACCAGCCAAAGGCGGTAGCTTTTCCGGTTATGCCGGTACCAGTGGCAGTGAAGTGCAGACGCTGGATCAGATTGATTTAAATGAACTGCCCCGTTTAAGCAGCTCATTTACGGAGTTTGACCGGGTGCTGGGCGGCGGTATCGTGCCTGGCTCGGCCATTTTGATTGGTGGTCACCCCGGTGCAGGTAAAAGTACTTTGCTGTTACAGACCTTGTGTCAATTGGCAGAAACCTTACCGGCATTGTATGTCACCGGTGAGGAATCCTTGCAACAGGTCGCAATGCGAGCCCATCGTCTTGGGCTGCCAACGGGCAAATTGCGGATGTTGTCAGAAACCAGCGTAGAGGAAATCTGTGAAGTAGCGCTGCGGGAAAAACCCAAGGTGATGGTGGTGGACTCGATTCAGGTGATGCACATGAGTGATGTGCAGTCATCCCCGGGCAGTGTATCCCAAGTGCGTGAGTCAGCGTCTTTTCTGACTCGTTTTGCCAAGCAGCAGGGTATTGCTGTCATCATGGTTGGTCATGTGACTAAAGATGGGAGTTTGGCCGGCCCTAAAGTGCTGGAACACTGTATTGACTGCTCTGTAATGTTTGAAGGGGATAGTGATAGCCGTTACCGAACCTTGCGTTCCCATAAAAACCGTTTTGGTGCCATCAATGAGTTAGGGGTATTTGCTATGACGGAGCGGGGGTTAAAAGAAGTCGCTAATCCGTCGGCGATTTTTCTCTCCCGTGGGGATGATGCCGCGCCCGGTTCATTGGTGATGGTGGTATGGGAAGGTACCCGTCCACTGCTAGTTGAATTGCAGGTATTGGTGGATAGTTCTGCGCTAGCTAATCCTCGCCGAATCGCAGTGGGGATGGATGGTAACCGCTTGGCGATGTTATTGGCGGTAATGCACCGTCATGGCGGATTACAAATGTCAGATCAAGATGTGTTTGTCAACGTGGTCGGTGGGGTCAAGGTGACTGAAACCAGTGCCGATTTGACCATGCTGTTGGCGATGGTATCCAGTTTTCGTAACCATATTCTGCCCCAAGACATGGTGGCTTTTGGCGAGGTGGGCTTAAGTGGTGAAATCCGTCCAGTGCCCAATGGTCAGGAGCGCTTGTTTGAAGCGGCTAAACACGGGTTTAAACGGGCAATTGTGCCCCGTGCTAATGTCCCCAAAAAAGCCCCGGCCGGGATGCAGGTTATCGGTGTCAGCAAATTAAGTGATGCATTGG
- a CDS encoding AhpA/YtjB family protein: MLYLKGLKKIYQFTRLLQLLIAAGLIFALVQLWYASLLQGQHLLAHQSDKMARMMVQQMAYSAAPALQLENDEQLQWLTHALVQDPKVMAATIYDAEGRQLSFAQSISVEPLQPDSPQLIKLLKPYPPFVEAIYQDNLNLGYVEVNLAPQLFFNEIKAAHQINMEQQQLMLLIAGIIGFLLSRTFSFKRADFDRRRSRVARIRAAAKTASRNG; this comes from the coding sequence GTGTTATATCTCAAAGGGCTAAAGAAAATTTATCAATTTACCCGACTACTGCAACTACTTATCGCCGCGGGGCTGATTTTCGCACTGGTGCAGTTATGGTATGCCAGCCTGCTGCAGGGACAGCATTTGTTGGCCCATCAAAGTGATAAAATGGCTCGCATGATGGTGCAACAAATGGCTTACAGTGCCGCCCCTGCACTTCAGTTAGAAAATGATGAGCAGTTGCAATGGCTAACCCATGCCTTGGTGCAAGATCCTAAGGTTATGGCAGCAACCATTTATGATGCCGAAGGCAGACAGCTGTCTTTTGCCCAAAGTATCTCAGTCGAGCCATTACAGCCAGACTCTCCCCAATTAATTAAACTGCTCAAACCATACCCGCCCTTCGTTGAAGCGATATATCAGGACAACCTAAATCTAGGATATGTCGAGGTTAATCTAGCGCCACAGCTGTTTTTCAATGAAATTAAAGCCGCGCATCAGATAAATATGGAGCAACAGCAATTGATGTTGCTTATCGCAGGCATCATAGGCTTTTTACTCAGCCGGACCTTCTCATTTAAGCGGGCGGACTTTGATCGCCGCCGCAGCCGTGTGGCCCGGATCAGAGCCGCCGCCAAAACAGCTTCGCGCAATGGCTAA
- a CDS encoding PilZ domain-containing protein gives MRATLQNAIIEQLKPLLMEPDFEVAFNRLTATESNSDRFLIKMELNRLKSTCTRIIDLRDKSEFDCQTVTQGQQQHFLDAPAIEVFHRTLAIYGNLYTTGVYEAVMDSHQQRRQQQYTPSDNSSAPPSDTITHSAYPVPKIVLGSYFNRNETRLYYRLEVIVTQAGIPPVQGYSIDLSLNGAQIRLPADTQLQTALPVRLLLPKLKQEYLLDELNQGIEYRIISQQEVENEQLYSLQRLPGSDKLDTLLNNLINSYKIRYRADISDVLQTTTGLGLEQQYLPHMPHLPLFIGQDNQQPTVQFALLGQDNLTTLNYFLDETQCNQLSAMLSPDRLKQLIDCQTSDAQIMFSFCHQRQGQTFFYSATLTELKANGLLNRFLSYGASKPGWRIFKVNCNKIDHQQTYKVSVLPGEQSCYAPLIEQQLSQLSHVIHLTDITHSAANQLYRHRPSDGDANQLKIFGQPKLRRSMVKLIALPLADKRKDARVKQQAEISLTTETHNIEGWLHNISSQGVQLRLPHPASLSTGQQVEVRFTHDNLPTLNCNLVKLGRGGRIVHLSALTAHHSEDFITVMEKLKQQSPLPTLGNEHSALAEGLKNIMMRHLPGNIFFLEKQQGHIFISAIGSSPHGEQPAEIFKQPEEQRFELGPLLQDGLLSKAIMPVLRSMRPRYSQEYVEVFIRVSHQGHIQHCYTSQTLNNLKAQLAFWQQSQTCGQFIALRLAFAAARKPDLAPIQRELGYLSRQAAHKAKALQQRLWRIIAVGDITNITEEVNLRFGSLTATKQK, from the coding sequence ATGCGCGCAACTTTACAAAACGCCATTATTGAACAGCTCAAACCCTTGCTGATGGAACCGGATTTTGAGGTTGCCTTTAACCGCCTGACGGCAACAGAGTCCAATTCAGACCGGTTTCTCATTAAAATGGAACTAAACCGTCTGAAAAGTACCTGCACCCGAATTATTGATTTGCGAGATAAAAGTGAATTTGACTGTCAGACTGTCACCCAAGGTCAACAACAACACTTTCTTGATGCCCCTGCGATTGAGGTCTTTCACAGAACATTAGCCATATACGGCAATCTCTATACCACAGGGGTATATGAAGCTGTGATGGACAGTCATCAACAGCGTCGGCAGCAACAGTACACACCGAGCGATAATTCGTCTGCGCCCCCCTCCGACACTATTACTCACAGTGCCTATCCGGTGCCCAAGATTGTACTTGGCAGCTATTTCAACCGTAATGAAACCCGGCTGTATTACCGCTTAGAGGTTATTGTGACTCAGGCAGGCATTCCACCAGTACAAGGCTACAGTATTGATTTATCCCTTAATGGCGCACAGATCCGATTGCCTGCTGATACGCAATTACAAACGGCGCTACCGGTCAGGCTACTACTGCCAAAACTTAAACAGGAATATCTGCTTGATGAGCTCAACCAAGGAATTGAATACCGGATTATCAGCCAACAAGAAGTGGAGAATGAACAGCTTTACAGTCTGCAGCGCCTGCCCGGCAGCGACAAACTCGACACCTTACTCAATAACCTGATTAACAGTTATAAAATCCGTTATAGAGCCGATATCAGTGATGTGCTGCAAACCACGACCGGCCTCGGGCTTGAGCAGCAATACCTCCCCCACATGCCTCATCTGCCACTGTTTATCGGTCAGGACAATCAGCAGCCAACGGTTCAATTTGCTCTATTGGGACAAGATAACCTCACGACACTCAATTATTTTTTGGATGAAACCCAGTGTAATCAGTTATCAGCCATGCTTTCTCCCGACCGACTAAAACAGCTAATCGATTGCCAGACGAGTGACGCCCAGATCATGTTCAGCTTCTGTCATCAGCGACAGGGACAAACCTTTTTCTACTCAGCTACTTTGACTGAGCTCAAGGCCAATGGCCTGCTCAACCGTTTTCTCAGTTATGGTGCGAGCAAGCCCGGCTGGCGGATATTCAAAGTAAATTGCAACAAAATAGACCATCAGCAAACTTATAAGGTCTCTGTGTTACCCGGAGAGCAAAGCTGTTATGCCCCTTTAATCGAGCAACAACTTAGCCAACTTAGCCATGTAATTCATCTGACAGATATTACGCACAGCGCAGCAAATCAGCTTTACCGCCATCGCCCATCTGATGGTGATGCCAATCAGCTAAAAATCTTCGGACAGCCTAAGTTACGCCGCAGTATGGTAAAACTTATCGCCCTCCCACTCGCTGATAAACGAAAAGACGCCAGAGTTAAGCAACAAGCTGAAATCAGCCTAACCACGGAAACACACAATATCGAAGGCTGGCTACACAATATCTCTTCCCAAGGGGTACAACTGCGCCTGCCTCACCCGGCAAGTTTGAGTACTGGTCAGCAGGTTGAGGTTCGCTTTACCCACGATAACCTCCCCACACTTAACTGCAACCTGGTTAAACTTGGCCGCGGTGGTCGTATTGTGCACCTGAGTGCCTTAACAGCCCATCACAGTGAGGATTTCATCACTGTGATGGAAAAACTCAAACAACAGTCGCCACTCCCCACCCTAGGCAATGAGCACTCAGCGTTGGCAGAAGGACTGAAAAACATCATGATGCGTCACCTGCCGGGCAATATTTTCTTTCTCGAAAAACAACAGGGGCATATCTTTATTTCCGCTATCGGCAGTAGCCCACATGGAGAGCAACCCGCGGAGATATTCAAGCAACCAGAAGAACAACGCTTTGAGCTAGGCCCGTTATTGCAAGATGGTCTGCTAAGCAAAGCAATCATGCCAGTGCTGCGCAGTATGCGTCCCAGATACAGTCAAGAATATGTTGAGGTATTTATCCGAGTGTCCCACCAAGGGCATATTCAACATTGCTATACATCCCAAACACTCAATAACCTAAAGGCACAGTTGGCATTTTGGCAACAAAGCCAAACCTGTGGGCAATTTATCGCCCTAAGACTGGCCTTTGCCGCCGCACGTAAACCAGATTTAGCGCCTATTCAGCGGGAATTGGGTTACCTGTCACGTCAAGCTGCCCACAAAGCAAAAGCGTTACAACAACGGTTATGGCGGATTATTGCCGTGGGAGATATCACCAATATCACTGAAGAGGTAAACCTGCGGTTTGGCAGCCTGACAGCAACGAAGCAAAAATAA
- the deoA gene encoding thymidine phosphorylase: MFLAQEIIRKKRNGLALSREEIQFFVKGITENTVSEGQIAALGMAVYFNDMTMDERIALTTAMRDSGTVLNWDALNLPGPVVDKHSTGGVGDVTSLMLGPMIAACGGFVPMISGRGLGHTGGTLDKFDAIPGYQTEPDSELFRRVVKEVGVAIIGQTGDLVPADKRFYAVRDNTATVESIPLITASILSKKLAAGLDALAMDVKVGSGAFMPTYEASEDLARSIVAVANGAGTRTTALLTDMNQVLASCAGNAVEVREAVDFLTGRYRNPRLYAVTMALCSEMLLLGGLAATQQEAKAKLDAVLDNGRAAEVFGLMVAGLGGPADFVEHYDRYLPTAQIIRPVYAMQTGFAHSMDTRALGMAVVGLGGGRRKPGDALDYSVGLSQVCALGDEITSDTPIAMVHARTEADFELAAAAVREAIVLDDIQPQATPEVYRAIRASDL, encoded by the coding sequence ATGTTTTTGGCACAGGAAATAATCCGTAAAAAGCGTAATGGGCTGGCGTTAAGCCGCGAAGAAATTCAGTTTTTCGTTAAAGGTATTACTGAAAATACTGTCTCTGAGGGACAGATTGCCGCACTGGGCATGGCGGTGTATTTTAACGACATGACCATGGATGAGCGTATTGCATTGACAACTGCAATGCGTGATTCAGGTACCGTACTCAACTGGGATGCACTGAACCTGCCAGGTCCTGTGGTAGATAAACACAGCACAGGTGGGGTAGGAGATGTTACCAGCTTGATGTTAGGCCCCATGATTGCTGCCTGTGGCGGGTTTGTGCCAATGATTTCTGGCCGGGGATTAGGCCATACCGGTGGCACTTTGGATAAGTTCGATGCTATCCCGGGTTACCAGACGGAGCCGGATAGTGAATTGTTCCGCCGAGTTGTAAAAGAAGTCGGGGTGGCGATTATCGGCCAGACCGGCGATTTAGTTCCTGCAGATAAACGTTTTTATGCTGTGCGTGATAACACGGCTACAGTAGAATCCATCCCCCTGATTACCGCATCCATTTTATCCAAGAAACTCGCCGCAGGGCTTGATGCTCTGGCGATGGATGTCAAAGTCGGTAGTGGGGCATTTATGCCAACTTACGAAGCATCGGAAGATTTAGCCCGCAGTATTGTGGCTGTGGCGAATGGTGCCGGTACCCGCACGACCGCCCTGTTAACGGATATGAATCAGGTACTGGCCTCATGCGCCGGAAATGCTGTTGAAGTCCGTGAAGCGGTCGATTTTCTGACCGGTCGGTACCGTAACCCTCGTCTTTATGCTGTGACTATGGCACTGTGCAGTGAAATGCTCCTGCTCGGTGGTTTAGCCGCAACACAGCAGGAAGCCAAAGCGAAGCTCGATGCTGTTTTGGACAATGGTCGCGCGGCTGAAGTGTTTGGCCTGATGGTGGCTGGACTGGGTGGCCCTGCTGATTTTGTAGAACATTATGATCGATACCTGCCAACAGCACAGATTATTCGTCCTGTGTATGCCATGCAGACCGGCTTTGCCCATAGCATGGATACCCGTGCGTTGGGGATGGCGGTTGTCGGCTTAGGCGGCGGTAGACGTAAACCTGGGGATGCCCTGGACTACAGCGTAGGGCTGAGTCAGGTATGCGCCCTGGGGGATGAAATAACCTCTGACACACCTATTGCTATGGTACATGCTCGTACTGAAGCTGACTTTGAGTTGGCTGCGGCAGCTGTCAGAGAGGCGATTGTGCTGGATGATATTCAGCCTCAAGCAACGCCAGAAGTATATCGAGCGATCCGAGCTTCGGACCTGTAG
- the serB gene encoding phosphoserine phosphatase SerB, which produces MDKSFEVLSIQFPLWCTELINRAKQADCHLNWHSEASPNAWRHRLIWRSDETSAVVTWLLGVAKLVSLCPLVRQNALCGVEISAEQPLSQTVLDELAHLPQLDSITLPAVLPRLDMPGLLLMDMDSTAIEIECIDELAKLAGVGDKVAKVTELAMQGQLDFTQSLRQRVATLAGADEAIIGQLLQQLPLMSGLEQMVAELQHYGWRVALASGGFTPFVDALRQRLGLDAAFANQLVIADNVLTGEVCGEIVDANRKAQILIQLAEQFAIAPTQCVAIGDGANDIPMVQQAALGIAFHGKDKLKQRADAAICQLDLQVLPFLLQQQGH; this is translated from the coding sequence ATGGACAAATCTTTTGAGGTTTTATCAATACAATTCCCCTTGTGGTGTACTGAGCTGATTAACCGCGCTAAACAGGCTGATTGCCATTTGAACTGGCATAGTGAAGCTTCGCCTAACGCTTGGCGTCATCGGTTAATTTGGCGCAGTGATGAGACCTCGGCTGTGGTGACATGGCTCCTTGGGGTGGCAAAGCTAGTCAGCTTATGCCCGCTGGTGCGGCAAAATGCATTGTGTGGTGTGGAGATTTCGGCCGAGCAGCCCCTTTCTCAGACGGTCTTGGATGAACTTGCGCACTTGCCACAGCTAGACAGTATTACCTTGCCGGCCGTGTTGCCAAGGTTGGATATGCCAGGGTTGCTGTTAATGGATATGGACTCCACTGCCATTGAGATTGAATGTATTGATGAGCTGGCAAAATTGGCAGGGGTTGGCGATAAGGTTGCCAAGGTAACAGAGTTGGCAATGCAGGGACAGTTGGATTTTACCCAGAGTCTACGCCAGCGGGTAGCAACATTGGCCGGTGCTGATGAGGCAATCATCGGGCAGTTACTGCAACAATTACCGTTAATGTCGGGATTGGAGCAAATGGTCGCTGAACTGCAACATTATGGCTGGCGTGTTGCGTTGGCTTCTGGCGGTTTTACCCCGTTTGTTGATGCATTGCGTCAGCGTTTGGGGCTGGATGCAGCCTTTGCGAATCAACTGGTGATTGCCGATAACGTTCTGACCGGAGAAGTGTGCGGCGAGATTGTTGATGCTAATCGCAAGGCGCAAATCCTGATCCAGTTGGCTGAACAATTTGCGATTGCTCCAACGCAATGTGTGGCCATCGGTGATGGTGCCAATGATATTCCCATGGTGCAGCAGGCTGCTTTGGGCATCGCTTTTCATGGCAAGGATAAGCTTAAGCAACGCGCTGATGCGGCAATTTGCCAGCTTGATTTACAAGTATTACCGTTTTTATTGCAGCAACAAGGGCATTGA
- the deoC gene encoding deoxyribose-phosphate aldolase: protein MSDLKKAAQRAINLMDLTTLNDDDTDQKVIELCHKALTPAGHTAAVCIYPRFIPIARKTLMELGADDIKIATVTNFPHGNDDIAIAVLETRAAVAYGADEVDVVFPYRALMAGNETVGFELVKACKEACGDDVLLKVIIETGELKDPALIRRASELAIDAGADFIKTSTGKVPVNATLEAAEIMLTVISEKDRKVGFKPAGGVRDAAAAAEFLGTAERILGDDWVSARTFRFGASSLLASLLHTLELADKPAVTKGY from the coding sequence ATGAGCGATTTGAAAAAAGCTGCACAACGTGCCATCAACCTGATGGACTTAACCACTCTGAATGATGACGATACCGATCAGAAAGTGATCGAGCTATGTCATAAAGCATTGACGCCAGCCGGACATACTGCGGCTGTGTGTATCTATCCTCGCTTTATCCCGATTGCCCGTAAAACTCTTATGGAACTGGGTGCTGACGATATCAAGATTGCCACTGTGACTAACTTCCCTCACGGTAATGATGATATTGCCATTGCCGTATTGGAAACGCGCGCAGCGGTGGCGTACGGTGCTGATGAAGTGGATGTAGTGTTCCCATATCGCGCATTAATGGCGGGTAATGAAACTGTAGGCTTTGAATTGGTGAAAGCCTGTAAAGAAGCCTGTGGTGACGATGTGTTGCTGAAAGTGATTATTGAAACCGGTGAGTTGAAAGATCCTGCCTTAATCCGCCGCGCTTCTGAACTGGCGATTGACGCTGGTGCTGATTTCATTAAGACCTCTACTGGTAAGGTACCGGTTAATGCCACGTTGGAAGCGGCTGAAATTATGCTGACTGTAATCAGTGAAAAAGATCGCAAAGTTGGTTTCAAACCAGCCGGTGGCGTACGTGATGCTGCCGCTGCGGCTGAATTCCTCGGTACTGCTGAACGTATTTTGGGGGATGACTGGGTGAGTGCCCGGACATTCCGCTTTGGTGCATCCAGCTTACTGGCCAGCTTGTTGCATACCCTGGAATTAGCAGATAAGCCTGCTGTAACAAAAGGTTACTAA
- a CDS encoding alpha/beta fold hydrolase: protein MMDHISQRSFWLPYRDGKLHLRCIAPLIASSAVTLPEGMSSSVHHSVPVLMLHGVMSNGRVFYSDSGRGLACFLARAGMTVYILDSAGRGQSTPSVAAGCMLGQGEVIREQLPQAHRFILSRHLDVKQVHWCAHSWGGVLMASALARFPELQSQTASLLTFGSKRTIRVQSLKKWLMVDVIWNRLAPWLTLRQGYLAADKWKIGMDSESRSALLQSIDWVQGRWIDGDDGFDYAAAARQCRWPRSWFIAGAADAVLGNPCDVRDMMQECGLADARYTLLSRQNGYRRNYGHGAMLTHPDAEQDHFPEVLAWYQNTDNKC, encoded by the coding sequence ATGATGGACCATATCAGTCAGCGTTCTTTTTGGCTGCCTTACCGGGATGGCAAACTGCATTTGCGCTGTATTGCGCCTCTTATAGCATCGTCTGCAGTGACGTTGCCTGAGGGGATGTCTTCATCAGTACATCATAGTGTGCCTGTGTTGATGTTGCATGGGGTAATGTCCAATGGTCGGGTATTTTACAGTGATAGCGGGCGGGGACTGGCCTGTTTCTTAGCCCGTGCGGGGATGACAGTGTATATCCTTGATAGTGCAGGGCGGGGACAGAGTACCCCGAGCGTTGCTGCTGGCTGCATGTTGGGGCAGGGCGAAGTTATTCGGGAACAATTGCCGCAGGCCCATCGTTTTATTCTCAGCCGCCATTTAGATGTCAAACAAGTTCATTGGTGTGCCCACTCTTGGGGTGGCGTGTTGATGGCCAGTGCGCTGGCTCGTTTTCCTGAGCTTCAGTCTCAAACCGCTTCCTTGCTGACCTTTGGCTCTAAACGGACTATCCGGGTGCAGTCATTGAAAAAATGGCTGATGGTGGATGTGATTTGGAATCGGTTAGCCCCTTGGTTAACCTTGCGTCAGGGGTACTTAGCGGCTGATAAATGGAAAATCGGCATGGACAGTGAAAGCCGCTCAGCCTTATTGCAGAGTATTGATTGGGTGCAAGGTCGCTGGATTGACGGTGATGATGGCTTCGATTATGCCGCAGCTGCGCGGCAGTGTCGTTGGCCGCGCAGCTGGTTTATTGCTGGCGCGGCGGATGCAGTGCTAGGCAATCCTTGTGATGTGCGGGATATGATGCAGGAATGCGGGCTAGCGGACGCCCGTTATACTCTGCTTTCACGGCAAAATGGTTACCGACGTAATTATGGCCATGGGGCAATGTTAACCCATCCCGATGCGGAGCAGGATCACTTCCCTGAAGTGCTTGCCTGGTACCAAAATACTGACAATAAGTGCTGA
- the deoD gene encoding purine-nucleoside phosphorylase translates to MATPHINAVDGAFAETVLFPGDPLRAKYIAETFLENVEQVTDVRNMLGFTGTYKGKRISVMGSGMGIPSCSIYATELIKDYGVKNLIRVGTCGAISTDVKVRDVIVGMGACTDSNVNRLRFQGQDFAAIADYDLLSAVVDAAKARGTKIRVGNVFSADLFYTPQPSMFDTMEKMGVLGVEMEAAGLYGVAKEFGARALCVVTVSDHIRTGEVTSSEERQTTFNDMLEMTLEAALTL, encoded by the coding sequence ATGGCTACACCACATATCAATGCCGTTGACGGCGCATTTGCTGAAACTGTACTGTTCCCAGGCGATCCACTGCGCGCCAAGTACATTGCTGAAACATTCCTAGAAAATGTTGAGCAAGTCACTGATGTTCGCAATATGCTGGGATTTACCGGTACTTACAAAGGCAAACGTATCTCTGTGATGGGTTCAGGTATGGGTATCCCATCCTGCTCTATCTACGCAACTGAGCTGATTAAAGACTATGGTGTGAAGAACCTGATCCGCGTGGGTACCTGTGGTGCAATCAGCACTGATGTGAAGGTGCGTGATGTGATCGTGGGCATGGGCGCATGTACTGATTCCAACGTTAACCGTCTGCGTTTCCAAGGTCAGGATTTCGCAGCGATTGCTGATTATGATCTGCTGAGTGCTGTTGTTGATGCCGCGAAAGCCCGTGGTACCAAAATCCGCGTTGGTAATGTTTTCTCTGCTGATCTGTTCTACACCCCACAACCAAGTATGTTTGACACCATGGAAAAAATGGGTGTTCTGGGCGTAGAAATGGAAGCTGCCGGCCTGTACGGTGTTGCTAAAGAGTTTGGTGCTCGCGCTCTGTGCGTGGTAACCGTTTCTGACCATATCCGTACTGGTGAAGTGACTTCTTCTGAAGAGCGTCAAACCACTTTCAACGATATGCTGGAAATGACTCTGGAAGCTGCACTGACACTGTAA